In the Cydia splendana chromosome 2, ilCydSple1.2, whole genome shotgun sequence genome, one interval contains:
- the LOC134800045 gene encoding uncharacterized protein LOC134800045: protein MRSKEINKLNAQIAWCKGFTTKIEKLLNETDNPLDQESAIIRLEQTEANFKKYNDLTLELAILTEKDSSEDFEDHDEHEERTIKIISRLRRITSKAPTTNTSSASSKTKVEDTDVTSHHGGVRLPEIDIPTYDGKDYTKYVAFIELFDAIIDSSEKLKQVQKLYYLKKYLKGEALALIEGLPLTCESYVKARELIKLRYDNKFLVINNHIQAIIDSTPIVKGSASNLRDVVANTRQHLGALKALGQPTEQWDLIVLTIILKKVDQFSCRAYHQERDSDKMPNLEDFLSFLERRASSFEESQQSEDRDLRAKKFEFPGDKMSRGAGDKV from the exons ATGAGAAGcaaggaaataaataaactaaatgcGCAAATCGCGTGGTGTAAAGGATTTACAACTAAAATAGAGAAACTTTTAAACGAAACGGACAATCCTTTGGATCAAGAATCAGCAATAATCAGATTAGAACAAACTGAagcaaactttaaaaaatacaatgacTTGACTCTGGAGCTAGCCATATTAACAGAAAAGGATTCATCTGAAGACTTTGAAGACCACGATGAACACGAGGAGAGAACCATAAAAATCATCTCACGATTACGGAGGATAACCTCAAAAGCGCCCACAACCAATACGTCGTCGGCATCGTCGAAAACAAAAGTAGAAGATACGGACGTAACCAGTCATCATGGTGGAGTGCGGTTGCCGGAGATCGACATCCCCACGTACGACGGGAAGGATTACACAAAATACGTCGCGTTCATCGAGCTCTTCGACGCGATAATAGACTCCAGTGAAAAGTTAAAACAAGTGCAAAAACTATACTACTTGAAAAAATACCTGAAAGGTGAAGCATTAGCGTTAATTGAAGGTCTTCCATTAACCTGCGAATCATATGTTAAAGCCAGAGAGCTAATTAAATTGCGGTATGACAATAAATTTCTGGTAATAAACAATCATATCCAAGCTATAATAGATAGCACACCCATTGTAAAAGGTTCTGCAAGCAACCTGCGGGACGTGGTAGCCAATACTCGTCAGCATCTAGGCGCCCTTAAGGCCCTAGGTCAGCCAACAGAGCAATGGGACTTAATTGTACTAACTATTATCTTAAAAAAGGTGGATCAGTTTTCATGCAGAGCCTATCATCAAGAAAGGGACAGTGACAAGATGCCAAATCTCGAAGACTTCTTGTCATTTCTGGAGAGGAGAGCCAGCAGCTTTGAAGAAAGCCAACAAAGCGAAG ACCGTGACCTACGGGCAAAAAAGTTCGAGTTTCCTGGCGACAAGATGTCTAGAGGAGCTGGCGACAAGGTATGA